One Streptomyces sp. NBC_01217 genomic region harbors:
- a CDS encoding HEAT repeat domain-containing protein — protein MAMFVHLTPTANAARIRRSGIRAAGHGRDGSRGLYCFPVLPSYTLTHQWLRELARHGGPRGLVAVHIRLPDDEPVTLGRYNAAPASTTAAEAVRRTAALDDPRGWEVFVPRAVTKREVHRLRTVSQVTGWRYFPGSNGRTPCTCFGCRVRGEYGSQRLRQRRPHPLDGPAPATPVLLRRIAAAGDPGYPSQLTETLHWLGMRRRGPLGQLAHLADHPDPQVRVALVEAVANWSTPGVKELLRRLSQDPDEEVREAVEFAAPEDQDQDRDQP, from the coding sequence ATGGCGATGTTCGTGCACCTGACACCCACAGCGAACGCGGCGCGCATCCGCCGCTCCGGGATACGGGCCGCCGGCCACGGCCGCGACGGCTCACGGGGCCTGTACTGCTTCCCCGTCCTCCCCTCGTACACCCTCACCCACCAGTGGCTGCGCGAACTGGCCCGGCACGGCGGACCGCGCGGGCTCGTCGCCGTACACATCCGTCTGCCCGACGACGAACCCGTCACCCTGGGCCGCTACAACGCCGCTCCCGCATCCACCACAGCCGCCGAGGCCGTCCGCCGTACGGCCGCCCTGGACGACCCGCGCGGCTGGGAAGTGTTCGTCCCCCGCGCGGTCACAAAGCGCGAAGTGCACCGCCTCCGCACCGTCAGCCAGGTCACCGGCTGGCGCTACTTCCCCGGTTCCAACGGCAGGACGCCCTGCACCTGCTTCGGTTGCCGGGTGCGCGGCGAGTACGGCTCACAGCGCCTGCGCCAACGGCGTCCGCACCCCCTGGACGGCCCGGCACCCGCAACCCCGGTGCTCCTGCGCCGGATCGCCGCAGCGGGCGACCCCGGCTATCCCTCACAACTCACCGAGACCCTCCACTGGTTGGGCATGCGCCGGCGCGGTCCGCTCGGCCAGCTGGCCCACCTCGCCGACCACCCGGATCCCCAGGTCCGCGTGGCCCTCGTCGAGGCCGTCGCCAACTGGTCGACACCGGGCGTCAAGGAACTCCTCCGACGCCTCTCCCAGGACCCGGACGAAGAGGTCCGCGAGGCCGTCGAGTTCGCCGCGCCCGAGGACCAGGACCAGGACAGGGACCAGCCCTAA
- the argS gene encoding arginine--tRNA ligase: MASVNSLASTLQQQLADALTAALPDAGTADPLLRRSDRADFQANGILALAKKLKGNPRELASQVTATIPAGGLIKEIEVSGPGFLNVTLSDRAIIETLAARDADDEGRLGVPYNSAAGTTVIDYAQPNVAKEMHVGHLRSAVIGDAMVQILEFTGETVVRRHHIGDWGTQFGMLIQYLIEHPGELNHEGDAADGEAAMSSLNRLYKASRALFDSDEEFKARSRDRVVALQAGDEQTLAMWLRFVDESKIYFYSVFNKLDMEIRDADIVGESGYNDMLEETCRILEESGVAVRSEGALCVFFDDVKGPDGNPVPLIVKKSNGGYGYAATDLSAIRDRVQNLKANTLVYVVDARQSLHFKMVFETARRAGWLNEDVKAVQLAFGTVLGKDGKPFKTRAGETVRLEDLLDEAIDRASAVVREKAKDLTDEEIAERGAQVGVGAVKYADLSTSAARDYKFDLDQMVSLNGDTSVYIQYAHARSRSIKRKAGELKSRPHPELELAPAERALGLHLDQFGEVVAEVATAYEPHKLAAYLYQLSSLFTTFYDQCPVLKPEVPGDVAENRLFLSDLTARTLHQGMELLGIRTPERL; this comes from the coding sequence ATGGCCTCGGTCAATTCCCTCGCTTCCACGCTCCAGCAGCAGCTGGCGGACGCCCTGACGGCAGCTCTGCCGGATGCCGGCACCGCGGACCCGCTGCTGCGCCGAAGCGACCGGGCCGACTTCCAGGCCAACGGCATCCTGGCCCTCGCCAAGAAGCTCAAGGGCAACCCGCGCGAGCTCGCGTCCCAGGTCACGGCCACGATCCCGGCGGGCGGCCTGATCAAGGAGATCGAGGTCTCCGGCCCCGGCTTCCTGAACGTGACGCTCTCCGACAGGGCGATCATCGAGACCCTCGCCGCGCGTGACGCGGACGACGAGGGCCGACTCGGCGTTCCGTACAACAGCGCCGCGGGCACCACGGTCATCGACTACGCGCAGCCGAACGTGGCCAAGGAGATGCACGTCGGCCACCTGCGTTCCGCGGTGATCGGTGACGCGATGGTGCAGATCCTGGAGTTCACGGGCGAGACCGTGGTCCGGCGCCACCACATCGGCGACTGGGGCACCCAGTTCGGCATGCTCATCCAGTACCTCATCGAGCACCCCGGCGAGCTGAACCACGAGGGCGACGCGGCGGACGGCGAGGCCGCCATGTCCTCGCTGAACCGGCTCTACAAGGCCTCGCGTGCGCTCTTCGACTCCGACGAGGAGTTCAAGGCCCGTTCCCGGGACCGGGTCGTGGCGCTCCAGGCCGGTGACGAGCAGACGCTCGCCATGTGGCTGCGCTTCGTCGACGAGTCGAAGATCTACTTCTACTCGGTCTTCAACAAGCTCGACATGGAGATCCGCGACGCCGACATCGTCGGCGAGTCCGGCTACAACGACATGCTGGAGGAGACCTGCCGCATCCTGGAGGAGTCGGGCGTCGCCGTCCGCTCCGAGGGTGCGCTGTGCGTCTTCTTCGACGACGTGAAGGGCCCGGACGGCAACCCGGTGCCGCTGATCGTCAAGAAGTCGAACGGCGGTTACGGCTACGCGGCGACGGACCTCTCCGCGATCCGCGACCGGGTCCAGAACCTCAAGGCGAACACCCTGGTGTACGTGGTGGACGCGCGGCAGTCCCTGCACTTCAAGATGGTCTTCGAGACCGCCCGCCGGGCCGGCTGGCTGAACGAGGACGTCAAGGCCGTGCAGCTCGCCTTCGGCACGGTGCTCGGCAAGGACGGCAAGCCGTTCAAGACCCGTGCGGGCGAGACGGTCCGGCTGGAGGACCTGCTGGACGAGGCGATCGACCGGGCGTCCGCCGTCGTGCGCGAGAAGGCGAAGGACCTCACCGACGAGGAGATCGCCGAGCGTGGCGCGCAGGTCGGCGTCGGCGCGGTGAAGTACGCGGACCTGTCGACGTCGGCGGCCCGCGACTACAAGTTCGACCTGGACCAGATGGTCTCGCTGAACGGCGACACCAGCGTGTACATCCAGTACGCGCACGCCCGGTCCCGCTCCATCAAGCGCAAGGCGGGCGAGCTGAAGTCCCGGCCGCACCCGGAGCTGGAGCTGGCCCCGGCCGAGCGCGCGCTGGGCCTGCACCTGGACCAGTTCGGCGAGGTCGTGGCCGAGGTCGCCACCGCGTACGAGCCGCACAAGCTGGCCGCGTACCTCTACCAGCTGTCCTCGCTCTTCACGACGTTCTACGACCAGTGCCCGGTGCTCAAGCCCGAGGTTCCGGGCGATGTGGCGGAGAACCGCCTCTTCCTCTCGGACCTCACCGCCCGCACCCTGCACCAGGGCATGGAGCTGCTCGGCATCAGGACCCCCGAGCGCCTCTGA
- a CDS encoding RtcB family protein: MSYVEVPGAKVPIRMWADPASVEDGAMQQLRNVATLPWIKGLAVMPDVHFGKGATVGSVIAMHGAVCPAAVGVDIGCGMSAVKTSLTANDLPGDLSRLRSKIEQAIPVGRGMHGEAVDPDRLYGFRAPGWDDFWGRFDGVADAVKFRQERATKQMGTLGSGNHFIEFCLDESGSVWLMLHSGSRNIGKELADFHIGQAQQLPHNQDLVDRDLAVFIADTPQMAAYRNDLFWAQEYAKHNRAIMMALFQNVVRKEFKRAKVTFEPVISCHHNYVAEERYEGMDLLVTRKGAIRAGSGDFGIIPGSMGTGSYIVKGLGNEKSFNSASHGAGRKMSRNAAKRRFSTRDLEDQTRGVECRKDSGVVDEIPAAYKPIEQVIEQQRDLVEVVAKLKQVVCVKG; this comes from the coding sequence ATGTCGTATGTAGAGGTGCCGGGAGCGAAGGTCCCGATCCGGATGTGGGCCGACCCGGCCTCGGTCGAGGACGGCGCGATGCAGCAGCTGCGCAACGTGGCCACCCTGCCCTGGATCAAGGGGCTCGCCGTCATGCCGGACGTCCACTTCGGCAAGGGCGCGACGGTCGGCTCGGTGATCGCGATGCACGGTGCGGTCTGCCCGGCGGCGGTCGGTGTGGACATCGGCTGCGGAATGTCCGCGGTGAAGACGTCCCTCACGGCCAATGATCTGCCGGGCGACCTGTCCCGGCTGCGGTCGAAGATCGAGCAGGCCATTCCGGTGGGCCGCGGCATGCATGGCGAGGCCGTGGACCCGGACCGGCTGTACGGCTTCCGGGCGCCGGGCTGGGACGACTTCTGGGGACGGTTCGACGGAGTGGCCGATGCGGTCAAGTTCCGTCAGGAACGTGCCACGAAGCAGATGGGAACGCTGGGATCGGGAAACCACTTCATCGAGTTCTGCCTCGACGAGTCGGGTTCGGTCTGGCTGATGCTGCACTCCGGATCGCGGAACATCGGCAAGGAACTGGCCGACTTCCACATCGGGCAGGCGCAGCAGCTGCCGCACAACCAGGACCTGGTCGACCGCGACCTGGCGGTGTTCATCGCCGACACCCCGCAGATGGCGGCCTACCGGAACGACCTGTTCTGGGCGCAGGAGTACGCGAAGCACAACCGCGCGATCATGATGGCGCTCTTCCAGAACGTGGTCCGCAAGGAGTTCAAGAGGGCCAAGGTGACCTTCGAGCCGGTCATCTCCTGCCACCACAACTATGTGGCGGAGGAGCGGTACGAGGGCATGGACCTGCTGGTCACGCGGAAGGGCGCGATCCGGGCGGGCTCCGGGGACTTCGGGATCATCCCGGGCTCGATGGGGACCGGCTCGTACATCGTGAAGGGTCTCGGGAACGAGAAGTCCTTCAACTCGGCCTCGCACGGCGCCGGGCGGAAGATGAGCCGCAACGCCGCGAAGCGGCGCTTCTCGACGCGGGACCTGGAGGACCAGACGCGGGGCGTGGAGTGCCGTAAGGACTCCGGTGTCGTGGATGAGATTCCGGCCGCGTACAAGCCGATCGAGCAGGTCATCGAGCAGCAGCGGGACCTGGTGGAGGTCGTCGCCAAGCTCAAGCAGGTGGTGTGTGTGAAGGGCTGA
- a CDS encoding DUF397 domain-containing protein — protein sequence MSTAREWFKSSYSGSDGGECLEVAYEWHKSSYSGSEGGECVEIAAHPAAVHVRDSKNPDGPALTLAPATWSAFAAHVGG from the coding sequence ATGAGCACCGCACGTGAGTGGTTCAAGTCCAGCTACAGCGGCAGCGATGGCGGCGAGTGCCTCGAAGTCGCCTACGAATGGCACAAGTCGAGCTACAGCGGCAGCGAGGGTGGCGAATGCGTCGAGATCGCCGCGCACCCCGCCGCCGTGCACGTCCGCGACTCCAAGAACCCCGACGGCCCCGCCCTCACCCTGGCCCCCGCCACCTGGTCGGCCTTCGCCGCGCACGTCGGAGGCTGA
- a CDS encoding ATP-binding protein, producing the protein MNETMQLSLLRERFYRRERRSVPAAREFVRGAVTDWGFGARLDDVLLCVSELATNALVHGVPPGRGFLVRLLLREEGKLLRVEVHDSGGGQPGVREPDGESGRGLVIVAALADLWGVGERSPGKVVWCEFG; encoded by the coding sequence ATGAACGAGACGATGCAACTCTCGCTGCTGCGCGAGCGGTTCTACCGGCGCGAACGCCGATCGGTGCCTGCTGCACGGGAGTTCGTACGAGGAGCTGTCACCGACTGGGGGTTCGGTGCGCGGCTGGATGACGTACTGCTGTGTGTGAGCGAGCTGGCCACCAACGCACTGGTTCACGGGGTGCCGCCGGGGCGCGGGTTTCTGGTGCGGCTGTTGCTGCGCGAGGAAGGGAAGTTGCTGCGGGTCGAGGTCCATGACAGCGGGGGCGGGCAGCCGGGTGTGCGCGAGCCCGACGGGGAGTCCGGGCGTGGGCTGGTGATCGTGGCGGCGCTGGCGGATCTGTGGGGGGTGGGGGAGCGGAGCCCGGGCAAGGTGGTGTGGTGCGAGTTCGGTTAG
- a CDS encoding DUF3558 domain-containing protein yields the protein MAYVPGTALLAALVVGCSSSTGTGGSAPDSKPGEATAAAAAPGKYRTLPDPCRAVASSTLKEVLPGAAELPEDQQKKVYKGAATVTYDTDRRVGCRWKSEGQDSSHTLFLDFERVVSYDPSVSDDDRAREVYAKKEEAVGLSSSSASPSSTTDTQTQSPSASAPGNDNADGETTTDGSTDGSTEDSTEDSTEDGTDGNAGSSGESLLPRTLDTLGDSAFLDDLLTRAGSTAQNRTVSVVFRTSNVIVTVEYTEQPSVSTVVPDSKELQDRAQALARKLVDRFSE from the coding sequence ATGGCGTACGTACCCGGCACCGCGCTACTGGCAGCGCTTGTCGTCGGCTGCAGTTCCAGCACCGGAACGGGTGGCTCCGCCCCCGACAGCAAGCCCGGCGAGGCGACCGCCGCCGCGGCGGCCCCCGGCAAGTACCGCACCCTTCCCGACCCATGCCGCGCCGTTGCGTCATCCACGCTGAAGGAGGTGCTCCCGGGCGCCGCCGAACTCCCCGAGGACCAGCAGAAGAAGGTGTACAAGGGCGCGGCCACGGTCACCTACGACACCGACCGCCGGGTCGGCTGCCGCTGGAAGTCCGAGGGCCAGGACTCCTCGCACACCCTCTTTCTCGACTTCGAGCGTGTCGTGTCCTACGACCCCTCGGTGAGCGATGACGACCGCGCCCGCGAGGTGTACGCGAAGAAGGAGGAGGCGGTCGGCCTGTCCTCGTCCTCGGCCTCGCCCAGCAGCACGACGGACACGCAGACGCAGTCGCCCTCCGCCTCGGCCCCAGGGAACGACAACGCCGACGGCGAGACCACCACGGACGGCAGCACGGACGGCAGCACCGAAGACAGCACCGAAGACAGCACCGAAGACGGCACCGACGGCAACGCGGGCAGCTCCGGCGAGAGCCTTCTGCCCCGCACCCTCGACACGCTCGGAGACAGTGCATTTCTGGACGATCTGCTCACCCGGGCAGGTTCCACCGCACAGAACCGCACGGTGAGCGTGGTATTCCGCACATCGAACGTCATCGTGACCGTCGAGTACACCGAGCAGCCGAGTGTCTCCACCGTGGTCCCCGACAGCAAGGAACTGCAGGACAGGGCCCAGGCGCTGGCCCGCAAGCTGGTCGACAGGTTCAGCGAATAG
- a CDS encoding DUF3558 family protein, giving the protein MHRSAPRLSRILACAAVPVMLVVAGCSSDSGDKKDSGSSSSTAPGAKKSEASVEPAKFAALPDPCKSISTKTVTSLVPKAKSKNGTPANSSDTAYRAGCSWNGLDDNGVKGSQYRWLDVGFTRFDSDQALGSGDKRAQQDFAKQVAKARATEGAKKLAEAPVSGIGEQATKITYDLTKTGEDFKYATVVTRTGNVVVTLTYNGAGYAGAKAPSAGDILKDAEKAAKEAVAAVAASGTKSDAPSDSTEPSAEATKKTS; this is encoded by the coding sequence ATGCACCGTTCAGCTCCGCGACTCTCCCGCATACTCGCCTGCGCCGCCGTTCCGGTGATGCTCGTCGTCGCCGGCTGCTCGTCGGACTCCGGCGACAAGAAGGACTCGGGCTCGTCCTCGTCCACCGCGCCGGGCGCGAAGAAGTCGGAAGCGAGCGTCGAGCCGGCGAAGTTCGCCGCGCTGCCCGACCCGTGCAAGTCGATCAGCACCAAGACGGTCACCTCCCTGGTCCCCAAGGCGAAGTCCAAGAACGGCACGCCCGCCAACTCCAGCGACACCGCGTACCGCGCGGGCTGCTCCTGGAACGGCCTCGACGACAACGGTGTGAAGGGTTCCCAGTACCGCTGGCTCGACGTCGGCTTCACCCGCTTCGACTCGGACCAGGCCCTGGGCAGCGGCGACAAGCGCGCCCAGCAGGACTTCGCGAAGCAGGTCGCCAAGGCCAGGGCGACCGAGGGCGCGAAGAAGCTCGCCGAGGCACCCGTCAGCGGAATCGGCGAGCAGGCGACCAAGATCACGTACGACCTCACCAAGACGGGTGAGGACTTCAAGTACGCAACGGTCGTGACCCGCACCGGGAACGTCGTTGTCACCCTCACCTACAACGGCGCGGGCTACGCGGGCGCGAAGGCTCCGTCCGCCGGCGACATCCTGAAGGACGCCGAGAAGGCGGCCAAGGAGGCCGTGGCCGCGGTCGCCGCCTCCGGCACGAAGTCGGACGCCCCGAGCGATTCGACGGAACCGAGCGCCGAGGCCACGAAGAAGACGAGCTAG
- a CDS encoding helix-turn-helix domain-containing protein translates to MHPRKRQRKNASAMKLVGKLVGVFRVAAGLTQAQLADRVGHQVETIASIEQGRRALLPDLARQLDQLLETKKALETAVDNMPEIDLIPAWAEQYMDLERCALALCFFANQVLPGLLQTENYARAVFDSRVPTFSREEIDYHVGMRLERQEILHRKVPPTTSFVISEAVLRDRLGGDEVYRETLRHLRACADLPGITLQVIPLGRQTHAGLDGPFILLETPDYQHIAYTETQRGSQLISDPDEISILAQRYAMLRTQALNTEETRDLLDRLLGEQ, encoded by the coding sequence ATGCACCCCAGGAAGCGGCAGCGCAAGAACGCGTCGGCGATGAAACTCGTGGGCAAGCTGGTCGGCGTGTTCCGCGTGGCGGCCGGCCTGACCCAGGCCCAGCTGGCGGACCGAGTGGGCCACCAGGTGGAGACGATCGCCTCCATCGAACAGGGCAGGCGCGCGCTGCTGCCGGACCTGGCCCGCCAGTTGGACCAGTTACTGGAAACGAAGAAGGCACTGGAGACGGCGGTGGACAACATGCCGGAGATCGACCTGATCCCGGCGTGGGCGGAGCAGTACATGGACTTGGAGCGGTGCGCACTTGCCCTCTGCTTCTTCGCAAACCAGGTTTTGCCGGGCCTGCTTCAGACCGAGAACTATGCCCGCGCCGTCTTCGACAGCCGAGTTCCCACGTTCAGCAGGGAAGAGATCGATTACCACGTCGGCATGCGCCTGGAGCGTCAGGAGATCCTGCACCGCAAAGTGCCCCCGACCACCAGCTTCGTCATCTCCGAGGCTGTCCTCCGAGACCGGCTCGGAGGCGACGAGGTGTACCGGGAGACCTTGCGCCACCTTCGCGCATGCGCCGACCTGCCGGGCATCACCCTCCAAGTCATCCCGCTCGGCCGACAAACTCACGCGGGGCTCGACGGGCCGTTCATCCTGCTGGAGACACCGGACTACCAGCACATCGCCTACACCGAAACTCAGCGCGGCAGCCAACTCATCTCCGACCCGGACGAGATCAGCATCCTCGCGCAGAGGTATGCGATGCTGCGGACGCAGGCCCTCAACACCGAGGAAACGAGGGACCTGTTGGACCGGCTGCTAGGAGAGCAATGA
- the lysS gene encoding lysine--tRNA ligase has protein sequence MPTVAQSQSSTEADWVSRFADDVIAESERRAPGKPVVVASGLSPSGPIHLGNLREVMTPHLVADEIRRRGYTVRHLISWDDYDRYRKVPNGVPGVDESWAEHIGKPLTSVPAPAGSAYPNWAEHFKAAMTAALDELGVEYDGISQTEQYLAGAYREQILHAMKHRADIDAVLDRYRTKKDPAAGAKGGKKPQQQKKVDEAELEAEAGSGAASEDDGSSGSAGYFPYKPYCGNCEKDLTTVTSYDDDSTELNYTCASCGFAETVRLSEFNRGKLVWKVDWPMRWAYEGVIFEPSGVDHSSPGSSFVVGGQIVREVFDGVQPIGPMYAFVGISGMAKMSSSKGGVPTPADALKIMEAPLLRWLYARRRPNQSFKIAFDQEIQRLYDEWDSLARKVADGSVLPADAAAYARAIGTAAGELPRTPRPLPYRTLASVVDITAGHDEQTLRILSELDPENPLTSLEEARPRLDRAENWITSQVPAEARTIVREEPDKELLGSLDEQGRRSLQLLVDGLDSHWSLDGLTTLVYGVPKTLAGLEPDAKPTPELKAAQRSFFALLYRLLVSRDTGPRLPTLLLAVGAERVRRLLGA, from the coding sequence GTGCCGACCGTGGCTCAGAGTCAGAGCAGCACCGAGGCCGACTGGGTCTCCCGCTTCGCGGACGATGTCATCGCCGAATCGGAGCGTCGTGCGCCTGGCAAACCGGTCGTCGTCGCGTCCGGCCTCTCCCCGTCGGGCCCGATCCACCTCGGCAACCTCCGCGAGGTCATGACCCCGCACCTGGTCGCCGACGAGATCCGCCGCCGGGGGTACACCGTCCGGCACCTGATCTCCTGGGACGACTACGACCGCTACCGCAAGGTCCCGAACGGCGTTCCGGGTGTCGACGAGTCCTGGGCCGAGCACATCGGCAAGCCGCTGACCTCGGTGCCCGCCCCGGCCGGGTCCGCGTACCCGAACTGGGCCGAGCACTTCAAGGCCGCCATGACCGCCGCGCTGGACGAGCTGGGTGTCGAGTACGACGGCATCAGCCAGACGGAGCAGTACCTGGCGGGGGCGTACCGCGAGCAGATCCTGCACGCGATGAAGCACCGCGCCGACATCGACGCCGTCCTCGACCGGTACCGGACGAAGAAGGACCCGGCGGCGGGAGCCAAGGGCGGCAAGAAGCCGCAGCAGCAGAAGAAGGTCGACGAGGCCGAGCTGGAGGCCGAGGCGGGCTCCGGCGCGGCGAGCGAGGACGACGGCAGCAGCGGCTCCGCCGGCTACTTCCCGTACAAGCCCTACTGCGGCAACTGCGAGAAGGACCTCACGACCGTCACGTCGTACGACGACGACAGCACCGAGCTGAACTACACCTGCGCGTCCTGCGGCTTCGCCGAGACCGTCCGGCTGAGCGAGTTCAACCGCGGCAAGCTGGTCTGGAAGGTCGACTGGCCGATGCGCTGGGCGTACGAAGGGGTGATCTTCGAGCCGAGCGGCGTGGACCACTCCTCGCCGGGCTCCTCGTTCGTCGTCGGCGGCCAGATCGTCCGCGAGGTCTTCGACGGCGTGCAGCCGATCGGCCCGATGTACGCCTTCGTCGGCATCTCCGGCATGGCGAAGATGTCCTCCAGCAAGGGCGGCGTGCCGACCCCGGCCGACGCGCTGAAGATCATGGAGGCGCCGCTGCTGCGCTGGCTGTACGCGCGCCGCAGGCCCAACCAGTCCTTCAAGATCGCCTTCGACCAGGAGATCCAGCGGCTCTACGACGAGTGGGACTCGCTGGCGCGCAAGGTCGCCGACGGCTCGGTGCTGCCCGCCGACGCCGCCGCGTACGCACGGGCCATCGGCACGGCCGCCGGTGAGCTGCCGCGTACGCCGCGCCCGCTGCCGTACCGCACGCTCGCCTCGGTCGTGGACATCACGGCCGGGCACGACGAGCAGACGCTGCGCATTCTGAGCGAGCTGGACCCGGAGAACCCGCTGACCTCGCTGGAGGAGGCCCGGCCGCGGCTCGACCGCGCCGAGAACTGGATCACCAGCCAGGTCCCGGCCGAGGCCCGCACCATCGTGCGCGAGGAGCCGGACAAGGAGCTGCTCGGCTCGCTGGACGAGCAGGGGCGCCGGTCGCTGCAGCTGCTCGTGGACGGGCTGGACTCGCACTGGTCGCTGGACGGGCTCACCACACTCGTCTACGGCGTGCCGAAGACCCTGGCGGGTCTGGAGCCGGACGCCAAGCCGACGCCCGAGCTGAAGGCCGCGCAGCGGTCGTTCTTTGCGCTGCTGTACCGGCTGCTGGTCAGCCGGGACACGGGGCCGCGACTGCCCACGCTGCTGCTGGCCGTGGGGGCGGAGCGGGTGCGCAGGCTGCTGGGCGCGTAA
- a CDS encoding DUF2637 domain-containing protein produces the protein MAAMQLTRTHRILIGLVVAGAVLIAAIGFAGSYAAVRELALQKGFGDFSLVFPIGIDAGICVLLALDLLLTWLRIPFPLLRQTAWLLTAATIAFNGAAAWPDPLGVGMHAVIPVLFVVSVEAARHAVGRIADITADKHMEGVRLTRWLLSPVPTFRLWRRMKLWELRSYEQVIRLEQDRLIYQARLQARFGRNWRRKAPIESLMPLRLAKYGVPLSETAGAGLAAAGIEPALLPPAPDRASSGSVESAEFQPELPYAEPHPQQYEQQQQHSHPSAPSDPSDPEEWPEEGPGSHESPWFAAPRVPDDAYESAYDPTYVEGLEPTPVMVPLGPGGRTRPLGNVGTIGAVPGPRSAEAAEPQPEQQQEPQPGQPEPEPQPQRTQQPQQPQEPDPSEWAEAEVEFSKIAYEVFTAYTHAHQDYPSAEVLDIHLSDGHNVRHPRSAALLRRLLPGFKQRFDNEMAENHIA, from the coding sequence GTGGCCGCGATGCAGCTGACACGCACCCACCGAATACTCATCGGGCTCGTGGTCGCCGGTGCGGTGCTCATCGCCGCGATCGGCTTCGCCGGTTCGTACGCGGCGGTGCGCGAACTCGCCCTGCAGAAGGGGTTCGGGGACTTCTCGCTGGTCTTCCCGATCGGCATCGACGCGGGCATCTGCGTCCTGCTCGCCCTGGACCTGCTGCTGACCTGGCTGCGCATCCCGTTCCCGCTGCTGCGCCAGACGGCCTGGCTGCTGACCGCCGCGACGATCGCCTTCAACGGCGCCGCGGCCTGGCCCGACCCGCTCGGCGTCGGCATGCACGCGGTCATCCCGGTGCTCTTCGTGGTCTCCGTCGAGGCCGCCCGGCACGCGGTCGGCCGGATCGCCGACATCACGGCCGACAAGCACATGGAGGGCGTGCGGCTCACCCGCTGGCTGCTCTCCCCCGTGCCCACGTTCCGGCTGTGGCGGCGGATGAAGCTCTGGGAACTCCGCTCGTACGAGCAGGTCATCAGGCTCGAACAGGACCGGCTGATCTACCAGGCCCGCCTCCAGGCCCGATTCGGCCGCAACTGGCGGCGCAAGGCGCCCATCGAGTCCCTGATGCCGCTGCGCCTGGCGAAGTACGGCGTCCCGCTGTCCGAGACCGCCGGAGCCGGCCTCGCCGCCGCGGGCATCGAACCGGCGCTGCTGCCCCCGGCCCCGGACCGGGCCTCGTCCGGATCGGTCGAATCGGCCGAGTTCCAGCCCGAGTTGCCGTACGCCGAGCCCCACCCCCAGCAGTACGAACAGCAGCAACAGCACTCCCACCCCTCGGCCCCCTCGGACCCCTCCGACCCCGAGGAGTGGCCCGAGGAGGGCCCCGGCTCGCACGAGAGCCCGTGGTTCGCGGCGCCCCGGGTGCCGGACGACGCGTACGAGAGTGCGTACGACCCGACGTACGTCGAGGGCCTGGAGCCCACGCCGGTCATGGTCCCGCTGGGCCCCGGCGGCCGCACCCGCCCCCTGGGCAACGTGGGCACCATCGGCGCCGTCCCGGGCCCCCGCTCCGCAGAGGCCGCAGAACCCCAGCCGGAACAGCAGCAGGAGCCCCAGCCCGGGCAGCCGGAGCCGGAACCCCAGCCGCAACGGACGCAACAGCCGCAGCAGCCGCAGGAGCCCGACCCGTCCGAATGGGCCGAGGCCGAAGTCGAGTTCAGCAAGATCGCGTACGAGGTGTTCACCGCGTACACGCACGCGCACCAGGACTACCCGAGCGCGGAAGTCCTCGACATCCACCTCTCGGACGGCCACAACGTCCGTCACCCCCGCAGCGCGGCCCTGCTCCGCCGCCTCCTGCCGGGGTTCAAGCAGCGCTTCGACAACGAGATGGCCGAGAACCACATCGCGTAG